The following are encoded in a window of Alphaproteobacteria bacterium genomic DNA:
- a CDS encoding ribonuclease HII produces the protein MARPCFKLEKVHPDPVAGVDEAGCAPLAGPVVAAAVILDRSKFPRGIDDSKALPAAARQAICARLYKVAVIGVGIASVEEIDTLNIYWARMLAMSRAVDALGIDPAMVLVDGNRCPKWERPSVAIVAGDAKCRSIAAASIIAKVTRDGIMADYARQWPGYGWETNQGYPTPFHQRALKELGPTPLHRRSFAPVRQLALQL, from the coding sequence ATGGCGCGGCCCTGCTTCAAGCTCGAGAAGGTGCATCCCGATCCCGTGGCCGGGGTCGACGAGGCGGGTTGCGCGCCGCTCGCGGGGCCGGTGGTGGCCGCGGCGGTGATCCTCGACCGCAGCAAATTCCCGCGCGGGATCGACGATTCGAAGGCGCTTCCGGCGGCGGCGCGGCAGGCGATCTGCGCCCGGCTCTACAAGGTGGCGGTGATCGGCGTCGGAATCGCCAGCGTCGAGGAGATCGACACGCTCAACATCTATTGGGCGCGGATGCTGGCGATGAGCCGGGCGGTCGACGCGCTCGGGATCGACCCGGCGATGGTCCTGGTCGACGGCAATCGCTGCCCGAAGTGGGAGCGGCCGTCGGTGGCGATCGTCGCGGGCGACGCGAAATGCCGTTCGATCGCCGCCGCCTCGATCATCGCCAAGGTGACTCGCGACGGGATCATGGCCGACTATGCGCGGCAGTGGCCCGGCTATGGCTGGGAGACCAACCAGGGCTATCCGACGCCGTTCCACCAGCGGGCGCTCAAGGAACTGGGGCCGACGCCGCTTCACCGCCGGAGCTTCGCGCCGGTCCGCCAGCTGGCCTTGCAATTGTAG
- a CDS encoding site-specific DNA-methyltransferase → MSVMGRVATAVRPKKSVAAAPAPELPLNQILRQDCVAAMAALPDGCIDMVFADPPYNLQLGGDLFRPEGGRVDAVDDEWDKFDTFATYDTFTRAWLKEARRILKPNGTLWVIGSYHNIFRVGAALQDAGYWILNDIIWRKTNPMPNFRGTRFTNAHETLIWASRSEDSRYTFNYRAMKALNDELQMRSDWTIPICSGGERVKEGGAKAHPTQKPEALLYRVLLACTHKGDVVLDPFFGTGTTGAVARRLGRNWIGIEREKRYVAVARARIDSTLELDESAMKVMASRGDRPKVPFGTLVECGAVVPGTMLTDARRRWQARVLADGSVEHGGRQGSIHGIGAAVQGAPSCNGWTFWHVEEAGTLLPIDALRQNYLDALQGS, encoded by the coding sequence ATGAGCGTGATGGGGCGGGTGGCAACGGCTGTGAGGCCGAAAAAGAGCGTGGCCGCAGCGCCTGCGCCGGAGCTCCCGCTCAATCAGATCCTGCGCCAGGATTGCGTCGCGGCGATGGCGGCCTTGCCCGACGGTTGCATCGACATGGTCTTCGCCGATCCGCCCTACAACCTCCAGCTTGGCGGCGACCTGTTCCGGCCCGAGGGCGGCCGGGTGGACGCGGTCGACGACGAATGGGACAAGTTCGATACGTTCGCGACCTACGACACCTTTACCCGCGCATGGCTCAAGGAGGCGCGGCGGATATTGAAGCCGAACGGGACGCTGTGGGTGATCGGCTCCTACCACAACATCTTCCGGGTCGGGGCGGCGCTCCAGGACGCGGGCTACTGGATCCTCAACGACATCATCTGGCGCAAGACCAACCCGATGCCGAACTTTCGCGGCACGCGCTTCACCAACGCGCACGAGACCCTGATCTGGGCGTCGCGGTCCGAGGACAGCCGCTACACGTTCAATTACCGGGCGATGAAGGCGCTCAACGACGAGCTGCAGATGCGCTCCGACTGGACCATCCCGATCTGTTCGGGGGGCGAGCGGGTCAAGGAGGGCGGCGCCAAGGCGCACCCGACGCAAAAGCCCGAGGCCTTGCTCTACCGCGTGCTGCTCGCCTGCACCCACAAGGGCGACGTGGTGCTCGATCCTTTCTTCGGCACCGGCACGACCGGCGCGGTGGCGCGGCGCCTGGGGCGCAACTGGATCGGGATCGAGCGCGAGAAGCGCTATGTCGCCGTCGCCCGGGCGCGGATCGATTCGACCCTCGAGCTCGACGAGAGCGCGATGAAGGTGATGGCCTCGCGCGGCGACCGGCCGAAGGTGCCGTTCGGGACTTTGGTCGAGTGCGGCGCGGTCGTTCCCGGAACGATGCTGACCGACGCCAGGCGGCGCTGGCAGGCGCGGGTGCTGGCCGACGGATCGGTGGAGCACGGGGGCCGGCAGGGCTCGATCCACGGCATCGGCGCCGCCGTCCAGGGCGCGCCGTCGTGCAACGGCTGGACATTCTGGCATGTTGAGGAGGCGGGAACTTTGCTGCCGATCGATGCCCTCAGGCAGAACTATCTCGACGCACTGCAAGGTTCCTAG
- the folP gene encoding dihydropteroate synthase: MTNTYLRPTGFVDAPFGHDGKVARLAGGLLWFALVERIGADGGELIPVEGIEARLGEEERVQWERLTGPRAPLKLGERVIRLDQPQVAGIVNVTPDSFSEGGLLEDPLAAIAAGHEMAAAGAALIDVGGESTRPGAQPVWEGDEAKRVEPVIRALAAAGTAVSLDTRKASVMEAGLAAGAAMINDVSALTFDPLAAEVVAGAACPVVLMHHQGPPETMQDNPRYARPVLLEIYDWLEARIDAAVDSGIARERIIVDPGFGFGKNVQHNLALMNGLALLHGLGCPIMLGASRKRTVGALSNEAPADRRLAGSIALALKGAEQGAQLLRVHDVPETVQALRVWRGLRDAALSGSS; the protein is encoded by the coding sequence ATGACAAATACCTATCTTCGGCCTACCGGGTTCGTCGATGCGCCGTTCGGCCATGACGGCAAGGTCGCGCGGCTGGCGGGGGGGCTGCTGTGGTTCGCGCTGGTCGAGCGGATCGGCGCCGACGGCGGCGAATTGATTCCCGTCGAGGGGATCGAAGCGCGGCTGGGCGAGGAGGAGCGAGTCCAGTGGGAGCGGCTGACCGGCCCTCGCGCACCGCTCAAACTCGGCGAGCGGGTGATCCGGCTCGATCAGCCTCAAGTCGCTGGAATCGTCAACGTCACTCCGGACAGCTTTTCCGAAGGCGGGCTGCTCGAAGATCCGCTGGCGGCGATCGCGGCGGGCCATGAGATGGCCGCCGCCGGCGCGGCGTTGATCGACGTCGGCGGGGAATCGACGCGGCCCGGCGCTCAACCGGTCTGGGAAGGCGACGAGGCCAAGCGGGTGGAGCCGGTGATCCGGGCGCTCGCCGCGGCCGGGACGGCGGTCTCGCTCGATACGCGCAAGGCCTCGGTGATGGAGGCGGGCTTGGCGGCCGGCGCGGCGATGATCAACGACGTCTCCGCGCTGACCTTCGATCCGCTCGCCGCCGAGGTGGTGGCGGGCGCGGCCTGCCCGGTGGTGCTGATGCATCATCAGGGGCCGCCCGAGACGATGCAGGACAATCCCCGCTACGCACGGCCGGTTTTGCTCGAAATCTACGACTGGCTGGAGGCGCGGATCGATGCGGCGGTCGATTCGGGAATCGCGCGCGAGCGGATTATCGTCGATCCCGGCTTCGGCTTCGGCAAGAACGTGCAGCACAATCTGGCGCTGATGAACGGCCTGGCGCTGCTCCACGGGCTCGGCTGTCCGATCATGCTCGGCGCCAGCCGCAAGCGCACGGTCGGCGCGCTCTCGAACGAGGCGCCGGCGGACCGGCGGCTCGCCGGTTCGATCGCGTTGGCGCTGAAGGGTGCGGAGCAGGGCGCGCAGCTCTTGCGGGTCCACGACGTGCCCGAGACGGTGCAGGCACTGAGAGTGTGGCGCGGCCTGAGGGATGCGGCGCTTAGCGGGTCGTCCTAG
- a CDS encoding murein L,D-transpeptidase has protein sequence MRAPRAFALALLATASLTLGPAHEAPAAPPAGLAPLDVGPEIAAFYRDRGFAPFWVTREGLKPEARRLLGMIAPNAALQTAIAAAADGDPHRLTRVDLLLSRAYADFARDRLRGPAGNAMRYIDPEVAPGSPSDRELLDGAAGAASLDRQLTVLERVNPAFQGLVRGLAAYRARWSRLPQISLPPRANEAMLRQRLGLTPTAALAPALREFQHVHGLPQTGTPDPATIAALNRGALHYEQLILANIERARAIPARTGRSILVDTASARLWMIEDGRIVDAMRVVVGKRAMPTPLMAGTIRYAVQNPYWNLPPDLIRKRAGNAARRGPGVITGERLQVLSDWSPGARVLDPRRVNWAAVAAGRQLVNVRQLPGPHNMMGRIKFMMPNDLGVYLHDTPLRHLLAQADRHESSGCVRLQDAQRLARWLFNGNVPVPSGAAEQDVDLPEPVPVYLAYFTALPSRDGIVFQRDVYGRDHS, from the coding sequence ATGCGCGCGCCCCGAGCATTTGCCCTGGCCCTCCTCGCCACCGCCTCGCTGACTCTCGGCCCGGCGCATGAAGCGCCGGCCGCGCCACCGGCGGGGCTCGCGCCTCTCGACGTGGGGCCGGAGATCGCGGCCTTCTATCGCGATCGGGGCTTCGCGCCCTTCTGGGTGACTCGCGAGGGGCTGAAGCCCGAGGCGCGGCGGCTGCTGGGGATGATTGCCCCGAACGCCGCGTTGCAGACCGCAATCGCCGCCGCCGCCGACGGCGATCCGCATCGGCTCACCCGCGTCGATCTTTTGCTCAGCCGCGCCTATGCCGATTTTGCCCGGGATCGGCTGCGGGGGCCGGCCGGCAATGCGATGCGCTATATCGATCCCGAAGTGGCGCCCGGGAGCCCGTCGGATCGCGAGCTGCTGGACGGCGCCGCCGGCGCGGCCTCGCTCGACCGGCAATTGACCGTGCTCGAGCGGGTCAACCCGGCTTTCCAGGGCCTCGTCCGGGGCCTCGCCGCCTACCGCGCCCGCTGGTCGCGCCTGCCGCAGATCTCGCTTCCCCCGCGCGCAAACGAAGCGATGCTGCGCCAGCGGCTCGGCCTCACGCCCACGGCCGCCCTCGCACCCGCCCTGCGCGAATTCCAGCACGTCCACGGCCTCCCACAGACCGGCACTCCCGATCCCGCGACGATCGCCGCGTTGAACCGCGGCGCGCTTCATTACGAGCAGCTCATCCTCGCCAATATCGAGCGCGCCCGCGCCATCCCCGCGCGCACCGGCCGCTCGATCCTGGTCGATACCGCCTCCGCGCGGCTGTGGATGATCGAGGACGGCCGCATCGTCGATGCGATGCGGGTCGTCGTCGGCAAGCGGGCGATGCCGACTCCGCTGATGGCCGGCACCATCCGCTACGCGGTACAAAATCCCTATTGGAACCTGCCGCCCGACCTCATCCGCAAGCGCGCCGGCAACGCCGCGCGGCGCGGACCCGGGGTGATCACCGGCGAGCGGCTGCAGGTTCTTTCCGACTGGAGCCCGGGCGCGCGCGTGCTCGATCCGCGGCGGGTCAACTGGGCGGCGGTGGCCGCCGGCCGCCAGCTCGTCAACGTCCGCCAGCTGCCCGGACCGCACAACATGATGGGCCGGATCAAGTTCATGATGCCCAACGATCTCGGCGTCTATCTGCACGATACGCCGCTCAGGCACCTGCTCGCTCAGGCGGACCGCCACGAAAGCTCCGGCTGCGTCCGGCTTCAGGACGCCCAGCGCCTCGCCCGCTGGCTGTTCAACGGCAACGTCCCGGTCCCGAGCGGCGCGGCCGAGCAGGACGTCGACCTGCCCGAGCCGGTGCCGGTCTATCTCGCTTATTTCACGGCCCTGCCCTCGCGCGACGGAATCGTCTTCCAGCGCGACGTCTACGGCCGCGACCATTCCTAG
- a CDS encoding GFA family protein, translating to MTFKGSCHCGAIRYRVDEKPPVKAMQCNCSICRRRAALHHFTTPDKFTLETPRAEIASYEWNKRVIDFHFCKTCGCAPFAEGTGPNGPMVEINLRCAEDIDLEALEITPFDGAHKL from the coding sequence ATGACCTTCAAGGGAAGCTGCCATTGCGGCGCGATCCGCTACAGGGTGGATGAGAAGCCGCCGGTCAAGGCGATGCAGTGCAACTGCTCGATCTGCCGCCGCCGCGCCGCGCTTCACCATTTCACCACGCCCGACAAGTTCACACTGGAGACGCCGCGCGCCGAAATCGCCTCCTACGAGTGGAACAAGCGCGTGATCGACTTCCACTTCTGCAAGACCTGCGGCTGCGCGCCCTTCGCGGAAGGAACCGGCCCCAACGGCCCGATGGTCGAGATCAACCTGCGCTGCGCAGAGGATATCGATCTCGAAGCGTTGGAAATCACGCCGTTCGACGGTGCCCACAAGCTCTGA
- a CDS encoding sigma-54-dependent Fis family transcriptional regulator, protein MRADPNRCLLLIDDEPAQRRLVTAIGARAGWWVRGASDFETARQMQEDPQEPKYDAILLDHWLPGEAGSELIAQIRSLWPDLPLLILTAQNDVAVAVDAIRAGASDFIVKPLAPDRLLAALNSATDRRKRVGELRPLSEKISKALGFEEIVGSAPQFRSALAIAAKAARARVSVLIEGESGSGKEIVAQAIHAASPRAKKQLHTVNCGAIPENLVESVLFGHEKGAFTGAFDRHIGRFEDADGSTIFLDEVGELPLDTQVKLLRAIETGEIQRVGSRNTLTVDVRIIAATNRRLIEEVAAGRFREDLYYRLNVVHVPVPPLRDRQSDIPALARHLLARIAEQPGMRYLSITDDALAILMSYGWPGNVRQLQNALFRAAVLCDGDALTAADFPHIATEAAHGRRADDHHAKPLNGASHSAAFNHGAGITLFESDGNLRPLEAIEADVIRLAIGHYRGRMTEVARRLGIGRSTLYRKLGELGIGDVAA, encoded by the coding sequence ATGCGGGCGGACCCCAATCGTTGCTTGTTGCTGATCGACGACGAGCCCGCCCAGCGCCGGCTGGTCACCGCCATCGGCGCGCGCGCCGGATGGTGGGTGCGCGGCGCCAGCGACTTCGAGACCGCGCGCCAGATGCAGGAGGATCCGCAGGAGCCGAAATATGACGCGATCCTGCTCGATCACTGGCTTCCCGGCGAAGCGGGCAGCGAGCTGATCGCCCAGATCCGCTCCCTGTGGCCCGATCTCCCGCTCCTCATCCTCACCGCCCAGAACGACGTCGCCGTCGCGGTCGACGCCATCCGCGCCGGCGCGAGCGACTTCATCGTCAAGCCGCTGGCGCCCGATCGCCTGCTCGCCGCGCTCAACAGCGCGACCGACCGGCGCAAGCGGGTCGGCGAGCTTCGCCCGCTTTCGGAGAAGATCTCCAAGGCGCTCGGCTTCGAGGAGATCGTCGGCTCGGCGCCCCAGTTCCGCTCGGCCCTCGCCATCGCCGCCAAGGCCGCCCGCGCTCGGGTCTCGGTGCTGATCGAAGGCGAGAGCGGCTCGGGCAAGGAAATCGTCGCCCAGGCGATCCACGCCGCCTCCCCGCGCGCCAAGAAGCAGCTCCACACCGTCAATTGCGGCGCGATCCCCGAAAATCTCGTCGAATCCGTGCTGTTCGGCCACGAAAAGGGCGCCTTCACCGGCGCGTTCGATCGCCATATCGGCCGCTTCGAGGATGCCGACGGATCGACCATCTTCCTCGATGAGGTCGGCGAGCTGCCGCTCGACACCCAGGTCAAGCTGCTGCGCGCGATCGAGACCGGCGAGATCCAGCGCGTCGGCAGCCGCAACACGCTCACTGTCGACGTCCGGATCATCGCCGCGACCAACCGCCGCCTGATCGAGGAGGTCGCCGCCGGCCGCTTCCGCGAGGATCTCTACTACCGGCTCAACGTCGTCCACGTCCCCGTCCCCCCCTTGCGCGACCGCCAGAGCGACATCCCCGCCCTCGCTCGCCACCTTCTCGCGCGCATCGCCGAGCAGCCCGGCATGCGCTACCTTTCGATCACCGACGACGCGCTTGCCATCCTCATGTCCTACGGCTGGCCGGGCAACGTCCGCCAGCTCCAGAACGCCCTGTTCCGGGCCGCCGTCCTGTGCGACGGCGACGCGCTCACCGCCGCCGATTTCCCCCACATCGCGACCGAGGCCGCCCACGGCCGCCGCGCCGACGATCACCACGCCAAGCCGCTCAACGGCGCTTCGCACAGCGCCGCCTTCAACCACGGAGCGGGAATCACCCTGTTCGAGAGCGACGGCAATCTGCGTCCGCTGGAAGCGATCGAGGCCGACGTCATCCGCCTCGCCATCGGCCATTACCGCGGCCGCATGACCGAGGTGGCGAGACGGCTCGGGATCGGGCGCTCCACCCTCTACCGCAAGCTCGGCGAGCTCGGGATCGGCGATGTAGCGGCCTAG
- a CDS encoding amine oxidase — protein sequence MRVADGVWRALDRARAMNLAERGEPAAIPGGDGLTRRHVLAALAGGIGAMTLPRWPAFAAERPSVAIVGGGLAGLSALDTLRRRGIDATLYEARGAAGGRTRSVRGVFAENYAFDEGAQLVNSDHREMLALLRRYRILLVDRQAFGPSHEFQIGRSGGLVGEARLAAALRGIAARITADADRLDRDRLGFAPQIDALSVKDYLDRHRLPPGDARDALEAAIRTEYGAEPHEASAIELLFNLPTVDGRRLSRIPNSDERYVVSGGSDQVARHLAAEHAAAIRFNRRLTALDFTGPAVRLAFADGESVTADRVIVALPANMIREVRIEGPLPRLWRALIDQIHLGRNEKLIVGYDDMSAWRRSVGFGGAIWSGRDFAAIWDAVSLAPAAGPGALCYFLGGDQVDAAAQGVSMADLADRFSTAARRVVPALPRPNGRVRRTRWCDDPLTKGAYINYRPGQLSRFATLFAIEEDGSVQVPQAGPLLFAGEWLSDAFPGYMEGAVQTGRIAAEAALAPAEALAA from the coding sequence ATGCGGGTAGCGGATGGCGTCTGGCGCGCGCTGGATCGGGCTCGGGCGATGAATTTGGCCGAGCGCGGCGAGCCGGCGGCGATTCCCGGCGGCGATGGCCTCACCCGCCGCCATGTCCTCGCCGCTTTGGCCGGCGGAATCGGCGCCATGACCCTGCCGCGCTGGCCCGCCTTCGCCGCCGAGCGCCCGAGCGTCGCGATCGTCGGCGGCGGCCTCGCCGGCCTTTCGGCGCTCGATACTTTGCGCCGCCGCGGGATCGACGCGACGCTCTACGAGGCGCGCGGCGCGGCCGGCGGCCGCACCCGCTCGGTGCGCGGAGTCTTCGCCGAAAATTACGCGTTCGATGAGGGCGCGCAGCTGGTCAACAGCGATCACCGGGAGATGCTCGCCCTGCTCCGCCGCTATCGAATCCTCCTCGTCGACCGCCAGGCTTTCGGACCCTCGCACGAGTTCCAGATCGGCCGCTCCGGCGGCCTCGTCGGCGAGGCCCGCCTCGCGGCGGCACTGCGCGGGATCGCCGCTCGAATCACCGCCGATGCCGACCGTCTCGATCGCGATCGGCTCGGCTTCGCGCCCCAAATCGACGCGCTCTCCGTCAAGGACTATCTCGATCGCCACCGCCTGCCTCCCGGCGACGCGCGCGACGCGCTCGAGGCGGCGATCCGCACCGAATATGGGGCCGAGCCTCACGAGGCCTCGGCGATCGAGCTCCTCTTCAACCTGCCCACGGTCGACGGCCGCCGTCTCTCGCGAATCCCCAATTCGGATGAGCGCTACGTCGTGTCGGGCGGCTCGGACCAGGTCGCGCGCCATCTCGCGGCGGAGCACGCGGCGGCAATCCGCTTCAACCGGCGCCTCACCGCGCTCGATTTCACCGGTCCCGCCGTCCGGCTGGCCTTCGCCGACGGCGAATCCGTCACCGCCGACCGGGTCATCGTCGCCCTTCCGGCGAACATGATTCGCGAGGTTCGGATCGAAGGACCGCTGCCCCGCCTGTGGCGCGCGCTGATCGATCAGATCCATCTCGGCCGCAACGAGAAGCTCATCGTCGGCTATGACGACATGAGCGCCTGGCGCCGCTCGGTCGGGTTCGGCGGAGCGATCTGGTCGGGCCGCGACTTCGCCGCGATCTGGGACGCCGTCTCGCTCGCGCCCGCCGCCGGTCCCGGCGCGCTCTGCTACTTCCTCGGCGGAGATCAGGTGGACGCCGCGGCGCAGGGCGTCTCGATGGCCGATCTCGCCGACCGCTTCAGCACCGCCGCCCGCCGCGTCGTCCCCGCCCTCCCCAGGCCCAACGGCCGGGTTCGCCGCACCCGCTGGTGCGACGATCCGCTTACGAAGGGCGCCTACATCAACTACCGCCCCGGCCAGCTCAGCCGTTTCGCCACCCTGTTCGCGATCGAGGAGGACGGGTCGGTCCAGGTGCCCCAAGCGGGTCCGTTGCTGTTCGCCGGCGAATGGCTGTCGGACGCATTCCCAGGCTATATGGAGGGCGCGGTGCAGACGGGGCGCATCGCCGCGGAGGCCGCGCTCGCCCCGGCCGAGGCGCTCGCCGCCTGA
- a CDS encoding aa3-type cytochrome c oxidase subunit IV: protein MAAEGDASKDFKAHEGTYAGFIGLMKWGAILSVIAALLVIVIIRA, encoded by the coding sequence ATGGCAGCCGAAGGCGACGCCAGTAAGGACTTCAAGGCCCATGAGGGCACCTACGCAGGCTTCATCGGCCTGATGAAATGGGGGGCGATCCTTTCGGTGATCGCGGCCCTGCTCGTCATCGTCATCATCCGCGCCTGA
- a CDS encoding Re/Si-specific NAD(P)(+) transhydrogenase subunit alpha, translated as MKIAVLKESEAGERRVAATPETVKKFIVLGASLSVETGAGEGASIADADYEAAGASVAPRAATVKDADIILCVQGPDADALKGARPGALLVGGLNPFARRDRVEGYAGAGLGALAMEWMPRITRAQSMDILSSQANLAGYKAVLDAAAEYGRAFPMMMTAAGTVSAAKLFVMGVGVAGLQAIATGRRLGAQVSATDVRSATREQILSLGAKPIFVEAVKGIEGEGAGGYATEMSDEYKAAQAELVSSHIAKQDIVITTALIPGRPAPRLISDAQIASMKPGSVIVDLAVEQGGNVEGAVAGEIVVKHGVKIVGHRNVPGRLAADTSALFSRNLYNFLSAFWDGEKKAPMLPADDEIVKGVRLTEGGKIVHERLLA; from the coding sequence TTGAAGATCGCGGTCCTGAAGGAAAGCGAAGCCGGCGAGCGCCGGGTCGCCGCCACCCCCGAGACCGTCAAGAAATTCATCGTGCTCGGCGCCAGCCTGTCGGTCGAGACGGGCGCGGGCGAGGGCGCGTCGATCGCCGACGCGGATTACGAGGCGGCGGGGGCCAGCGTCGCCCCGCGCGCCGCGACGGTGAAGGACGCCGACATCATCCTGTGCGTGCAAGGGCCGGACGCGGATGCGCTGAAGGGCGCCAGGCCCGGGGCGCTGCTCGTCGGCGGGCTGAACCCGTTCGCGCGCCGCGACCGCGTCGAGGGCTATGCGGGGGCGGGGCTCGGCGCGCTGGCGATGGAATGGATGCCGCGCATCACACGCGCGCAATCGATGGACATCCTCTCCAGCCAGGCCAATCTCGCCGGCTACAAGGCGGTGCTCGACGCCGCGGCCGAATATGGCCGCGCCTTTCCGATGATGATGACCGCCGCGGGCACCGTCTCGGCGGCCAAATTGTTCGTGATGGGCGTGGGCGTCGCCGGGCTGCAGGCGATCGCCACCGGGCGGCGCCTCGGCGCGCAGGTCTCGGCGACCGACGTGCGCTCGGCGACCCGCGAGCAGATCCTCTCGCTCGGCGCCAAGCCGATCTTCGTCGAGGCCGTGAAGGGCATCGAGGGCGAGGGCGCGGGCGGCTACGCGACCGAGATGTCGGACGAATACAAGGCGGCCCAGGCGGAGCTGGTCTCAAGCCATATCGCCAAGCAGGACATCGTCATCACCACCGCCCTGATCCCCGGCCGGCCGGCGCCGCGGCTGATCAGCGACGCGCAGATCGCGTCCATGAAGCCCGGCAGCGTGATCGTCGACCTCGCCGTGGAGCAGGGCGGCAACGTGGAGGGCGCGGTGGCGGGCGAAATCGTGGTGAAGCACGGGGTGAAGATCGTCGGCCACCGCAACGTGCCGGGCCGGCTTGCCGCGGATACCTCGGCTTTGTTCTCGCGCAATCTCTACAACTTCCTCTCCGCCTTCTGGGACGGCGAGAAGAAGGCGCCGATGCTGCCGGCGGACGACGAGATCGTGAAGGGGGTTCGACTGACAGAGGGCGGCAAGATAGTCCACGAGAGGCTGCTGGCGTGA
- a CDS encoding NAD(P) transhydrogenase subunit alpha encodes MDFISILSIFVLACFVGYFVVWSVTPALHTPLMSVTNAISSVIIVGALIASAAAGVPGAKWLGLAAVAMASVNIFGGFAVTARMLAMYKKRER; translated from the coding sequence ATGGACTTCATTTCGATCCTGTCGATCTTCGTCCTTGCCTGCTTCGTCGGCTATTTCGTCGTCTGGTCGGTGACCCCGGCGCTGCACACGCCGCTGATGAGCGTGACCAACGCCATCTCCTCGGTAATCATCGTCGGGGCGCTGATCGCCAGCGCGGCTGCGGGGGTGCCGGGCGCGAAATGGCTCGGCCTCGCGGCGGTGGCGATGGCCAGCGTCAACATCTTCGGCGGCTTCGCCGTCACCGCGCGGATGCTCGCCATGTACAAGAAGCGGGAGCGCTAA
- a CDS encoding NAD(P)(+) transhydrogenase (Re/Si-specific) subunit beta, protein MEHGAATPAWVLIAYLVAGVCFILALRGLSSPVSSRRGNRFGMFGMALAVGTTLIHYRPLAGAQIDSLLLAEILGAIGIGAVIGIVTARRIAMTAMPQLVAAFHSLVGLAAVLVGAAAYLNPEAFGIAWRITPILGPSIVNILPVSRVEMGLGVAIGAITFSGSVIAFLKLNGNMSGKPIILPLRHFINLGTLAAILGLIGYFTVDQSPWVFWTIAALSFAIGFLLIVPIGGADMPVVVSMLNSYSGWAAAAMGFTLHNSAMIITGALVGSSGAILSYIMCRAMNRSFISVIAGGFGGEDAVAGGGGAIDKPWKRGSAEDAAFLMKQAELVIVVPGYGMAVAQAQHAVREMAEVLEKEGVAVKFAIHPVAGRMPGHMNVLLAEANVPYDDIFELEDINAEFARADVAFVIGANDVTNPAAKTDKSSPIYGMPVLDVEKAKTVLFVKRSMGGVGYAGVDNELFYRDNTMMLLADAKKMVEEIVKALG, encoded by the coding sequence ATGGAGCATGGCGCCGCGACGCCCGCTTGGGTGCTGATCGCCTATCTCGTCGCCGGGGTCTGCTTCATCCTTGCGTTGCGCGGCCTCTCCAGTCCCGTCAGCAGCCGGCGGGGCAACCGCTTCGGCATGTTCGGCATGGCGCTCGCGGTGGGGACGACCCTGATTCACTACCGGCCGCTCGCCGGCGCGCAGATCGACAGCCTGCTGCTCGCGGAAATCCTCGGGGCGATCGGCATCGGCGCAGTAATCGGCATCGTCACCGCGCGCAGGATCGCGATGACCGCGATGCCGCAACTGGTCGCGGCGTTCCATAGCCTGGTCGGCCTGGCGGCGGTGCTGGTCGGGGCGGCGGCCTATCTCAATCCCGAGGCGTTCGGAATCGCCTGGCGGATCACGCCGATCCTCGGCCCCTCGATCGTCAACATATTGCCGGTCAGCCGCGTGGAGATGGGGCTCGGCGTGGCGATCGGGGCGATCACCTTCTCGGGCAGCGTGATCGCCTTCCTCAAGCTCAACGGAAACATGTCGGGCAAGCCGATCATCCTTCCGCTCAGGCACTTCATCAATCTCGGCACGCTGGCCGCGATCCTCGGGCTGATCGGCTATTTCACGGTCGACCAGAGCCCGTGGGTGTTCTGGACGATCGCGGCGCTCAGCTTCGCGATCGGGTTCCTGCTGATCGTCCCGATCGGCGGCGCGGACATGCCGGTCGTCGTCTCGATGCTGAATAGCTATTCGGGCTGGGCGGCGGCGGCGATGGGCTTCACGCTGCACAACAGCGCGATGATCATCACCGGCGCTTTGGTCGGAAGCTCGGGCGCGATCCTTTCCTACATCATGTGCCGAGCGATGAATCGTTCGTTCATCAGCGTGATCGCCGGCGGCTTCGGCGGCGAGGACGCGGTCGCGGGCGGCGGCGGCGCGATCGACAAGCCGTGGAAGCGCGGCTCGGCCGAGGATGCGGCGTTCCTAATGAAGCAGGCCGAGCTGGTGATCGTCGTGCCGGGCTACGGCATGGCGGTGGCGCAGGCCCAGCATGCGGTGCGCGAGATGGCCGAGGTGCTGGAGAAAGAGGGCGTCGCTGTAAAGTTCGCGATCCATCCGGTGGCGGGGCGGATGCCGGGGCACATGAACGTGCTGCTGGCCGAGGCGAACGTTCCCTATGACGACATTTTCGAGCTCGAGGACATCAATGCCGAGTTCGCCCGCGCCGACGTCGCCTTCGTGATCGGCGCGAACGACGTCACCAACCCGGCGGCGAAGACCGACAAGTCGTCGCCGATCTACGGCATGCCGGTGCTCGACGTGGAGAAGGCCAAGACGGTGCTGTTCGTGAAGCGATCGATGGGCGGCGTCGGCTATGCGGGAGTCGACAACGAGCTGTTCTACCGCGACAACACCATGATGCTGCTCGCCGACGCCAAGAAGATGGTCGAAGAGATTGTGAAGGCGCTCGGCTGA